In the Candidatus Bathyarchaeia archaeon genome, TTTCGGAGTAGATGCATTTGCCATAGGAGGTTTTGAGGATTTCTTTTTTACGTCCATAAATGATGAGGCTGCCTTCAGCCGTTAATTTGCCAGTGTCACCCGTCAGTAACCAGCTGTCTTTCAGGGGAGACGCCATTGACTCATCAAAATAGCCCACAGTAACTTGAGGACCCCTAACCAGTATTTCTTCATCGTCAGCTATCTTAACCTCGGTAAAAGGCATAGGCTCTCCCACAGTGCCCAACCTGTTTCGTCCCAGCCGATTCAAAGTCACCAACGGCGCTTCAGTTAATCCATAAGCATCGTGAATTTCAACGCCCAAGCTACGGTAGTTTTCCAGAAGTTCACGGCTGGAACTTGCGGACCCCGTGATAAGTTGGGCACATTTATTTAGACCAGCTCGCTTAAGCAACATGCTCCTCAGCAGCCTTCTGGTCACCCGTTTAAGCAGAGCGCTCTTGGTTTTTAGGTAAAATCTGCCCAACGGATTGGTTTTTAAGGCTTCCCAGATTTTCTCGTAGATACGAGGAACCGCGAAAAAGATGTTGGGTCTAACGGTTGGGAGTGTTTCTTGGAGTTTTCTAAAGTCTTCCAAGAAATAAATCTCCAAAGGTGCAGGGGCAAAGTATGGAGAATAAGCAGCCAAGATGCCTTCAACAACGTGCCCCATAGGCAGAAAGGACAAGTAACTGCATTTTCGAGTTCGTGTTTTCCACGGGGTGATGGACACTAAAGATTCTGCCATGTACCGAAGGCTATGATGGGTAAAGATGGCGCCTTTAGGCATACCAGTGGTTCCTGAAGAGTACCGAAGAGTTGCTATGTCCCCAAACCCAACAGGCGCCTTAAACACGACGGGGTCTTTGCCTTGAGAAAGAAAGTCGCCCCACGAAACAACAGCTCGTTTAACATCTGGAGATGTTGGAACATGACAAATGGAAACTATTGACACATCTGGCGTTAGTTCATCGGCTCGAGCAAGCAACCGCGGCATGCCAATAAAGAAAAGTTTTGCGCCACTTGCTTTTAAAACATCATTAACGTCAACGGGCGGCGCCGTATAGTAGAGCGGAACGCTCACCGCACCAACGAGTCCTATGGCAATGTCCACAGCTAAATATCGGGAACTGTTCAGCCCAGTCAACGCCACACGGTCCCCCGCATTAACCCCAAAAGTTTTCATGGCACTGGTCAGAGCCAAAATGTCTCGGTGCATCTCTAAAGCAGATTTCTTTACCGCTTTTCCCTCAATTAGGTCGAAGTAGGTGACGGGGTAGCTTTTGCTTTCTAACCGAAAAAGAACTTGCTCAAACACGGTGTGACTGAAGCGATGCATGAAACTGTTGTAAACTGCGTAGTCAAGCAGGTTGGGCAGTATTTCCTGCCACTTAAAATCGTAAGGTCCCAAAAGGCAGTCGAGGTTTTCTCGGCTGAAACGGCGGTTTTCACTAAAGTAGGGTGAAAGGGCGATAAGGGCGTCGGAGACTTTGTGGTTGCCTGTGAAGGCTCGTTGGAGCTTAAGCAGGGTCTTCATGGAGGACGCCGACATAGGCAAGCAGATGGGGGTTGGCAGGGTACAGGCTAATTCTGTTTTTGCCCAGTTCTGCACAAAATCCAGAAGGTCACCAAGCCGTGGCAGCGACTCATACGGCGAGACCACATGAAAAGTCTGCCCAGCCGCTTTAGGCTCAAAAGTTAGCTGCACAACAGCTTTTGCAACATAGTCGACCGGAACAATGTTAATTCTCAAGGAGCGGCTGACAGGCATAAACCGAAGGTTACCCATCAAGAAAAGCCGCAAAGGGAAGTAAAAAGTGTTGAAGGTTTTGATAGCGCCTGTTTTTGAATCACCCACAACCATTGACGGACGAAAGATGGACACGGGCAGGTCCTTCTGGGCAGAGTGCACCAGCAGTTCGCCTTGGTATTTGCTCTGCTCATAAGCAGTAAAAAAACCAAACTTGTCAGTCAACTGGTTCTCCAATATGGTGCCTGTTGCGGCTCCTGCCACATAAGCCGTAGAGAGGTGAGACAAACGTTCTAAGCGGTGGTGTTTGTTTGCTTCTTTGGCAAAGGCGATTACGTTAGCGGTTCCTTGAACGTTGGTTTTTCGGAGTTCCTCAAGCGGAAGCAAACGCCAGTCAGCGGCAGTGTGTATTATGTAGGTTGTTTTCGCAGCGAGGCTCAGGTACTCTGTTTGGTCGATTCCGAAATTTGGTTGGCTGATGTCCCCGGGAATTGCGTGGATTCGTGTTCCTAAAGCACGGGTTAGTTCGGGGTAATCCCACCATTCGCGAGCTAACTTTGCTTGAGCACTGGGCACATCGTTGGCTCGCACTAACGCAAAAATAACCACAGCCTCGTCGGCAACAAGAGCCCTAGCAATATGGGTAGCTATAAACCCGTTGGCTCCAGTAAGCAGGATGGTTTTCAATCTAACCACTCCGAAAAGTTTGCTTCTAAAAAGGCTCGAAGCAGAGGGACATTTCGTTTCTCAAGCTCTAGATACCAGGCGTAGCCTTTTTGGAGCTTAGTTTTTATCGTGTTGTAATGGTTGAAGAGGGCTTCCACGTTGTCATGTAAGACTTTGTATCGGTCGGGGTCTTCGTGGTCAACATACAATTCGGGTATGTCTAAATCAGAGTAAAAGTCTTTAATTCGCAGGTCATGTCCGATAGCCGTCTGCGGAACATGACTATGTAAAGAAAGAACCCCCGCATGATACCGGGAAGTGACCAGTAAATCTAAACTTCGCAGTATGCTAGTCATTTGCGAAGCATTATATTGAGTGGAGCTGAACACTTTGGTTCGGTCGGCATGCTTCATTTGCTGTTGAAGTTTATTTATGAAAACAGTATCCAACCCCTCCATGCTAAGAAGAGCTATGTCTTTATCGTATCGTTCAACCATTTCGTCAGCTTGAACAGCAAGAACATCAACAAGCAAATCACTTTTCATGCGGCACTCCTTTGAATTTTGGAAATAGTAGGGCCATCGGTAGCAATACGCTTTTTTGCCCCAAGGTCTGATTCGCACGGGCCACAAGTAAATGTCCTCTGCTGCCACCCCCACCACATGTGATGCCTCAGGCCAAACGCGTTTGAGCAGGTTTTGGTCTTGGGGTTTGGGCTGAAAAGCAAAGGCGTTGTCAGCTGTGACTTGAATTGGGGCTTGCACGTTCCAGTTTCGGAGCCGTTGAGCGGCGTTTTTGGTTCGGGCGAGTATGAGGCAGGTTTTACGTGCCTCGCGTCGAATTAACCAGCGGTTAAATCGGGATGCTTGGCCAGCGTCAACAGCGTAAGAAATGCAGGGTTTTTTCATTGCATGAGCGTATCTTGTAGCAAGCAAGTATGACCAGAGGAGAACTGAGCTCCAAGTGTCCATGTAGCAGCTGCCTTCGACCAAAACGACGAAATCATGTTCTTTAACCAACTTCTTAAGGTCTACGAAGAAAAGCGAAGGGCGGATAGGTCTGATTTTTAGATTTGGTCCCTCTTGCAGGTATCGCCGCAGATTTGCTTCGTTAAGAGTTGGGACAGTGACGCAGACGTCTGGACCCAGAACTGAACGTATCTCATCAATGCTAACAAGCAGTTTGGCTTCAGCCCCTGTGTTGTTTGCCCCATTATAACCAACGAGCAAAATCTTCGGCTTCAAATTGACCCCCTCGAATGTTTGTCAGTTCTGGGCTTTTTTTGCGAGCTCTGTTGCCCAACTTCTAATTTCGTCCCAATCACGCAAATCGTAGACGCCAGACTCAACCTCTTTGAAGCCGTGTTTTTGAAGTTGCGCCTTGTAGCCTGTTTTCATAGCTTTTCGTGTTAGGAATCCCATCTTGTTGTAGTCCAAAATCCCACCAAAGAAACCCACCGATATAGGCTTGAGTTGGTACTTTAAGATTTTGTCGTCTAACCCAACTTTTCTTATTTTCGCAACTATAGCTGTTTTTCCCTCTTTCTCCTCAACAGGCTTCAATGAACTGATAAATAGCGCCAACTTTTTGGCTTCAAAGCCGCTGTGGAATTCTTTCAGAAAAGCCTCGGCTTCGCCAACCCAGTTGCCCATCGCCATGCCACTCCCAACAACCACCAAATCGTATTCGGAAAGGTCCTTTACTTTTTCTTCCTTCGCATTTACGATTCGTGTTTCAAAACTGTGTTCTCGAAGAACTTTGGCGATTTCCTCTGAGGTGCTCTTTGTCGCGCCATACCGTGTGGCGTAAACAAGTATTGCTTTCTTGGATTCGGTGTTCATTTTGATTCACCTACTGTCTTCAGGAAATACTCGGTATGACGAGCTAAAGAAGCCGAGTGCAGGTCCATAAAAGAACCGGATGTTCGACCATACTGCACGAGGAAGTAGTCAGTGAATGCGGTCCAAAAGACCGCCAAAAATTCTGAGGCAAGCATTTGAGGGTCAGCAGGTTTGATGAGACCCTGCTTCATCATTTTATTGAAGACTGAAGCCCAAAACATTTCGCCTTGATTAACCAAATTAACGTATGACTGCATGATTTGGTCATTGTGGTATAGCTCGATGTAGAAAATTCTCAGAACTTTGACTGTGGTGGGGTCGGTTATCCAGTTTGTGAACACCGTTCCTGATTCGGATAAGAAGCCGTCGACGCCCATTTTGGTGATGAGTTGTTCTGTTGTGTCGTCTCGTTCAGCTATTGTGTATATTCTTGTCAGGGGATACTGGAGGATTTTTTGGAGGATTTGGTTTTTGCTTGCGTAGTGTTTGTATATGGAGCTTTCTTTGATGCCTACGGCGGCTGCGATGTTTCTTATGGATATGTTGTTGTAGCCTTTTTGTGCAAAGAGGTCTATGGCGGCATCGATTATTTTTTCTGGGGTTGTTTTTTGTCCGGGGGTTTTTGTGGGTCTGCCTGTTTTTCGTTTTTGGGTCAAACCAATTCACCAAAGCTAACGATTGTTAGCTTTAATGCTGTGTACAGAAGACCCATATAAAGCCAACCACCGTTAGCTAACCGCAAAAACGAACCACACCCTAGAACAAAAAAAGACCACTACACAAAGCCACAGGTGCCGTCCGAGTAACTCTGAGTTGTCATCCCACAAGGGTCAAATAAATGCCTTCTCATCATCCGGCAAGAAAACATAGTCACCGTCAACAATAAAGGTTTAACACAATTCTGTCTGCAGACGGGCGGCTTGAGAAAGGTTTATCTGTTCACGTGTTCAAAATTTATTCACCGGATTTTAGGAGAAAATTAAATGAACAATCAGAAAGCTAGGTTTTATGCGGTTTTTGCAATATTTCTATTGGCGTTTTCAGTTGTTAGCATAAGCATCGGTGCAGTCAATACACAGGAAAATGTACAGGCAACATACGCGTTCATTGCAGCAAGCCCCAACCCCGCGGGTCTAGGTCAAGAAGTCGCAGTAAGCTTCTTCCTCTCAAATGTTCAGCCAACAGCAGGCGGTGCAGGAGGAGAAAGATTCCACAACTTCACCGTTGACGTAACCAAACCTGATGGAAGCGTAGAAACGTTTGGGCCATTCACTGCAGACCCTGTCAGCGCAGCCTTTTTTGTGTTTACCCCTGAGGAGCTTGGCGAGTACACCTTAGTCTTCAAGTATCCTGGAGAATTCACACCCGCAGGCACTGGCCCCTTTGGTCCAGTTCCAGACACAACCTATCTGCCCAGCGAGAGTGACCCATTGATTCTCACAGTCCAAGAGGACGCTTTACCCATTTTAATTGGTAATCCTGCCCCCAGCAGCTATTGGACCCGACCAATAAACAACCAAAACTACGCGTGGGAAAGCATCTCCAACAACTGGCTCATGGCAGCATGGGATAGCACCTCTCGCCAGTTTGACCAAGGCGCATGCTACGTTCCCTACGGCACTGCACCTGACTCGGCACATGTCCTGTGGACTAAAGAGTTGACTTTTGGAGGCTCAGTTGGCGGCGCACTTGACAGCGCGCAGTTCCATGACGGCAGGTCATATGAGCAGTTTTTCAAGCCGCCAGTGGTCATCAGCGGACGATTGTACTACAACGAAATTGTCGCTGAAGAACCCATGACTTCAACTGATGTAAACACGATTGTATGCGTTGATATGGTTGATGGCAGCACCATTTTCACCATTCCAAATGCAACTCTGTCTTTTGGTCAAATCTACAACTACATCTCCCCCAACCAAGCCGGCGCATTAGCCTACCTGTGGGAAACTAAAGGTACAACATGGCGGATGTTCGATGCGTACACAGGCCAATACATATTCACCATTGAGGGCGTGCCCAGTGGAACAATTCTGCTCAATAGCAACTTTTATGGAGAATCACCCAAAGGCAATGGAGACGTCCTGGTTTACAGTGTCAACTCCACTGCAACTCCACCGACACTGACGATATGGAACTCGAGCAAGTGTATTCCAACGGCTCCAGATGGACCAACGGGCACCAGCACGGGTTCAAATGCTTGGCAGTGGCGCCCAGTAGCGTATACGGGTTCGGTTTTGAATGCAACAGGAAACTCCTCGCTTTACCTGCAGGCATATAGCACGTTTGCAGAAGTTAACACTGATGGACGACAACTAGTCACCGAGCTGGAAGACTTTCCAGTTGGCGGCTCTATCGGGCAAGTAGGCTACGATAACACCATGTACATCTACAACGGGACAGCAGCAATTTTGACGTTCCCGCAGGTCAGCACTTGGGTTGCTTACGACATGACGACCGGCGAAAAAATGTTTGGACCAACAACAATAGATGTTACGACACAATTCCCAGAGAACGGCACAGCGATTTTTGCAAACGTTATCAGTTCGGCGCGTCAAATCTATGAGGGTGGCATATTGCCTCTTTGGTGTAAGGAATCGCTGCAGTTCTTCACTTGGAACCTTCAAAATGGAGAATTCATGTATTCTACTGAACCATTAAACACCAACGGTTTTGCTTTGTACAACTGGGAGAGCAAAATTGTGACTCCAGACGGCTACATGTTTAACTGGGGCTACGACGGTTTTGTCCACGCATACAATGTCACGACTGGCGAGTATTTGTGGAATTTCAGCACAGGCGATGCAGGGCTCAACACACCTTATGGTGTGTGGCCAACCTACAACGGCATCACCATTATGGATGGTAAACTGTTTACGCAGACCAGTGACCACGGCAACGGAGTTGAACCGCTCTACCAAGGCGAAGGCTTGTATGCTCTTGACTACAAAACAGGCGAGCAATTGTGGAACGTTACAGGCTGGTGGGAACAACCAGTTATCGCTGACGGCATATACGTAGCTCACAACTGCTATGACAACCAAATCTACGCCATGGGTAAAGGACCCAGCGAAGTAACGTTGTCACAGATATCAACAGTTCAAGCACCAGGGACAGAAATACTGATACAAGGAACAGTAGGCGACATATCTGCTGGAGCTAGACAGAAAATGGCAACGGGCGAATTTAACTTCATTCCGTTAGTTGCCGATAAATACCAAGGCGTCTACATGAACTACATCTACCAGCAACAGGAATGCCCCGCAGACGTTGAAGGAGTTCCAGTGCTTTTAGCAGCCTTTGACCCTGACGGTAACCCACTGGAAATTGGCACAGTTATGAGCGATGCTTTTGGCACGTTTAACATGCTGTGGACTCCACCATCGACAGG is a window encoding:
- a CDS encoding SDR family oxidoreductase, yielding MVRLKTILLTGANGFIATHIARALVADEAVVIFALVRANDVPSAQAKLAREWWDYPELTRALGTRIHAIPGDISQPNFGIDQTEYLSLAAKTTYIIHTAADWRLLPLEELRKTNVQGTANVIAFAKEANKHHRLERLSHLSTAYVAGAATGTILENQLTDKFGFFTAYEQSKYQGELLVHSAQKDLPVSIFRPSMVVGDSKTGAIKTFNTFYFPLRLFLMGNLRFMPVSRSLRINIVPVDYVAKAVVQLTFEPKAAGQTFHVVSPYESLPRLGDLLDFVQNWAKTELACTLPTPICLPMSASSMKTLLKLQRAFTGNHKVSDALIALSPYFSENRRFSRENLDCLLGPYDFKWQEILPNLLDYAVYNSFMHRFSHTVFEQVLFRLESKSYPVTYFDLIEGKAVKKSALEMHRDILALTSAMKTFGVNAGDRVALTGLNSSRYLAVDIAIGLVGAVSVPLYYTAPPVDVNDVLKASGAKLFFIGMPRLLARADELTPDVSIVSICHVPTSPDVKRAVVSWGDFLSQGKDPVVFKAPVGFGDIATLRYSSGTTGMPKGAIFTHHSLRYMAESLVSITPWKTRTRKCSYLSFLPMGHVVEGILAAYSPYFAPAPLEIYFLEDFRKLQETLPTVRPNIFFAVPRIYEKIWEALKTNPLGRFYLKTKSALLKRVTRRLLRSMLLKRAGLNKCAQLITGSASSSRELLENYRSLGVEIHDAYGLTEAPLVTLNRLGRNRLGTVGEPMPFTEVKIADDEEILVRGPQVTVGYFDESMASPLKDSWLLTGDTGKLTAEGSLIIYGRKKEILKTSYGKCIYSEKIEGMLRELPFVSEALLVGESKPYCSAIAWVDKAHYDHTTLSAIDEAIEEMNRRLSNPEKIKKWAILVNDLSVDGGELTPNLKLKRRVVSQKLEKIINSFYSGVSPEGEVHLGGVEKPGG
- a CDS encoding polysaccharide pyruvyl transferase family protein, which produces MKPKILLVGYNGANNTGAEAKLLVSIDEIRSVLGPDVCVTVPTLNEANLRRYLQEGPNLKIRPIRPSLFFVDLKKLVKEHDFVVLVEGSCYMDTWSSVLLWSYLLATRYAHAMKKPCISYAVDAGQASRFNRWLIRREARKTCLILARTKNAAQRLRNWNVQAPIQVTADNAFAFQPKPQDQNLLKRVWPEASHVVGVAAEDIYLWPVRIRPWGKKAYCYRWPYYFQNSKECRMKSDLLVDVLAVQADEMVERYDKDIALLSMEGLDTVFINKLQQQMKHADRTKVFSSTQYNASQMTSILRSLDLLVTSRYHAGVLSLHSHVPQTAIGHDLRIKDFYSDLDIPELYVDHEDPDRYKVLHDNVEALFNHYNTIKTKLQKGYAWYLELEKRNVPLLRAFLEANFSEWLD
- a CDS encoding flavodoxin domain-containing protein — its product is MNTESKKAILVYATRYGATKSTSEEIAKVLREHSFETRIVNAKEEKVKDLSEYDLVVVGSGMAMGNWVGEAEAFLKEFHSGFEAKKLALFISSLKPVEEKEGKTAIVAKIRKVGLDDKILKYQLKPISVGFFGGILDYNKMGFLTRKAMKTGYKAQLQKHGFKEVESGVYDLRDWDEIRSWATELAKKAQN
- a CDS encoding TetR/AcrR family transcriptional regulator; this encodes MTQKRKTGRPTKTPGQKTTPEKIIDAAIDLFAQKGYNNISIRNIAAAVGIKESSIYKHYASKNQILQKILQYPLTRIYTIAERDDTTEQLITKMGVDGFLSESGTVFTNWITDPTTVKVLRIFYIELYHNDQIMQSYVNLVNQGEMFWASVFNKMMKQGLIKPADPQMLASEFLAVFWTAFTDYFLVQYGRTSGSFMDLHSASLARHTEYFLKTVGESK